Proteins from one Cryptomeria japonica chromosome 4, Sugi_1.0, whole genome shotgun sequence genomic window:
- the LOC131875398 gene encoding uncharacterized protein LOC131875398 encodes MCDIQMCFPPSFFNSQEHYLVHLIEEIEQCGPIHIRTMWLVERYMKVLKKFVRQKARLEGSMVEGYMVFQAMVHLSEYLPQLHLEALRLWNYSKPKSFEGEKLEGQGTSKRIKDAKEWEALHLYVAYNSDFLLEWMEKYAEQNKLEDEKAWANIYNIHGQNTAQGLPTSHKRKWLERCSWNWLKTNIEHEATKERNRVTQQQLNFVKGSINGEVTYYKGMWNFGYHFRIKKVDEKRQTYDCGVSASFEVECCSHANDRQPIRSTLRYYGVLEDIIQLDFMSFKKVIFHVEWYKLIKVGEEKTIFMHSNGFHMINTSRFEATSEPYVFPNQCDQIFLIPNLEQPGWSFVIDYDPRGRRVTYVEDNEEDAEFPPDDENSVDGDDKIFIVNDAYDQDEYHMSLLKCWKDMSNHMSIKSMKMMNLLIFICL; translated from the exons ATGTGTGATATTCAAATGTGCTTCCCTCCAAGCTTTTTTAATTCTCAAGAGCACTACCTTGTACAcctgatagaagagattgaacagtGTGGTCCTATTCATATTCGAACAATGTGGCTTGTGGAGAGATATATGAAGGTTTTAAAGAAATTTGTTAGGCAAAAGGCTCGACTGGAAGGGTCCATGGTTGAGGGGTACATGGTTTTCCAAGCGATGGTTCATTTGAGTGAGTACTTACCTCAATTGCATCTTGAAGCTCTGCGATTATGGAATTATAGCAAACCTAAATCATTTGAGGGAGAGAAATTAGAGGGTCAAGGGACTTCAAAGAGGATAAAAG ATGCTAAGGAGTGGGAAGCATTACATTTGTATGTTGCATACAATTCTGACTTTTTGTTGGAATGGATGGAGAAGTATGCTGAACAAAATAAATTAGAGGATGAAAAGGCATGGGCCAATATATATAATATTCATGGTCAAAACACTGCTCAAGGATTGCCTACAAGCCATAAAAGAAAATGGCTAGAGAGATGCTCGTGGAATTGGCTAAAGACCAATATTGAACATGAGGCAACAAAAGAGAGGAATAGAGTGACACAACAACAACTGAATTTCGTGAAAGGATCTATAAATGGGGAG GTAACATATTACAAAGGAATGTGGAATTTTGGTTATCACTTTCGCATCAAAAaggttgatgaaaagagacaaacttatGATTGTGGAGTTTCAGCATCATTTGAGGTGGAATGTTGTTCACATGCAAATGATAGACAACCAATCAGAAGCACACTTCGCTATTATGGAGTGTTGGAGGATATTATACAGCTTGATTTTATGTCTTTCAAGAAAGTTATTTTCCATGTTGAATGGTACAAGCTTATCAAAGTGGGTGAAGAAAAAACTATATTTATGCACAGCAATGGATTCCATATGATCAATACATCTAGGTTTGAAGCCACTTCTGAACCTTATGTGTTTCCAAATCAATGTGACCAAATATTTCTCATTCCAAATTTAGAACAACCTGGTTGGTCATTTGTTATTGATTATGATCCAAGAGGACGAAGAGTAACATAtgttgaagacaatgaagaagatgcAGAATTCCCCCCTGATGATGAAAATAGCGTAGATGGAGATGATAAAATTTTTATTGTCAATGATGCATACGACCAGGATGAATATCATATGAGTTTATTGAAGTGTTGGAAGGACATGAGCAACCACATGAGCATCAAGTCCATGAAGATGATGAATTTATTGATTTTCATTTGCCTGTAG
- the LOC131075415 gene encoding uncharacterized protein LOC131075415, with protein MDWRKQSNSKKEELFKNVITTFGNPGFNKDIILDIARKYMHSKQENLRSKLTKDLRYPCPAWIADLVTWDELMKDAKFKRKAHNNPNYRPSTRGGSKRCLRDTAKATQARVSSIGSHKLGSRGYNSIRGSLVHQFQKEASEEDLKYALLHGSQGLQQNLVDRGEILVSGLESKEAQQSNSLGSEHEEEVEDHDELFVPHNDSIFIPETRQETIL; from the exons ATGGATTGGAGGAAGCAATCCAATTCTAAGAAAGAGGAACTCTTTAAAAATGTCATAACAACATTTGGAAATCCTGGTTTTAATAAGGATATTATTCTTGATATTGCACGGAAATACATGCACTCTAAACAAGAAAATTTAAGGTCAAAGCTGACAAAAGACTTGAGATATCCATGTCCAGCTTGGATTGCAGACCTAGTGACATGGGATGAACTTATGAAAGATGCCAAATTTAAGAGGAAAGCCCACAATAATCCAAACTATAGGCCATCTACACGAGGAGGATCTAAAAGATGCCTTCGAGATACAGCAAAAGCAACCCAAGCTAGGGTGTCAAGTATTGGATCCCATAAATTAGGATCTAGAGGGTACAATAGCATTCGTGGTAGTTTG GTTCATCAATTTCAAAAGGAAGCTTCAGAGGAGGACCTAAAATATGCTTTATTACATGGTTCCCAAGGCCTACAACAAAATTTGGTAGATCGAGGGGAGATTTTAGTGAGTGGTCTTGAATCTAAG GAAGCCCAACAATCAAACTCATTAGGTAGTGAGCATGAAGAGGAGGTAGAGGATCATGATGAATTGTTTGTTCCACACAATGATTCGATTTTCATTCCTGAAACTCGGCAGGAAACCATCCTTTAA
- the LOC131075422 gene encoding putative F-box/LRR-repeat protein At3g42770 — protein MGKTDLMNFPCDLFCSQILTRLPLKEAVRFSAVSRKWCRAWTRLSHLQFSDDFFISISTTPTKRKAVSKLTRQNIAVDIINKIILMQCGGLEIFELDSCVGFESSIHKWLLWISSSGVKCIDLKNNGLQLEVSESIFSCVTLTSLSLLNFKMIKVPPLFQGFSQLVTCFLEYVELSSATFKAILKLCRLLESLTLSECELPSNLKIISLSLKSLALLGLYIYSIKANCPRLESIKIIECNDLKIGNICLPVCVHLETDFWLLKDFSTIKSLRKIACSEDVDYTSTKTFLIFKLVILNKLKFSQESFIANQQF, from the coding sequence atgggtaAAACAGATCTTATGAATTTTCCGTGTGATCTGTTCTGTTCTCAGATTTTAACAAGACTTCCTCTGAAAGAAGCTGTTCGCTTTTCCGCTGTTTCTCGAAAATGGTGTAGAGCATGGACGCGGTTATCTCATCTGCAGTTTTCTGATGATTTTTTTATATCTATTTCTACTACACCTACAAAGAGAAAGGCTGTATCTAAATTGACTCGTCAAAATATAGCTGTAGACATAATTAACAAGATTATTCTTATGCAGTGTGGTGGCCTGGAAATTTTTGAGCTTGACAGTTGTGTTGGGTTTGAAAGTAGCATTCATAAGTGGCTTCTGTGGATTTCTTCATCAGGTGTGAAATGCATAGATTTAAAAAATAATGGATTACAGTTGGAGGTTTCGGAGTCTATCTTTTCATGTGTGACACTTACGTCTCTGTCTCTCTTGAATTTTAAGATGATAAAGGTGCCTCCACTGTTTCAGGGTTTTTCTCAACTTGTAACATGTTTTCTTGAATACGTTGAACTGAGTAGCGCGACATTCAAGGCAATTTTAAAATTATGTCGCCTTCTTGAAAGTTTGACGCTATCCGAATGCGAATTgccttcaaatttgaaaataatttcCTTGAGTCTCAAGTCTCTCGCTCTTCTTGGACTCTACATCTATTCAATCAAAGCAAATTGCCCACGATTAGAAAGCATTAAAATTATTGAATGCAATGACTTGAAAATCGGAAACATATGTTTACCTGTATGTGTGCATTTAGAAACTGACTTTTGGCTTCTCAAGGATTTCTCAACTATAAAATCGTTGAGGAAAATTGCCTGTTCTGAAGATGTAGATTACACCTCTACAAAAACCTTTCTTATCTTCAAGTTAGTCATTTTAAATAAGCTAAAATTTAGCCAAGAGAGTTTTATCGCAAATCAACAATTCTGA